Genomic window (Arcobacter aquimarinus):
ACTCTAAAGCAGCTAATCCTCAAGTTCGAACTTTGGCAAAAACAATAAATAAAATGCTTGATACTCAGCAAAAGATAAATTCTGATATATTAAAAGTTTTAGCTGAATATTCAAATTACAACTATTTAAATAATATAAATAATAGCGGTATTTACGGGGAATTAAAACAGTTAGTAGATGGAATAAATAATCTTGGCAATGCAATTACATCAATGTTAGTAGAAAATAAACAAAATGCATTAATACTTCAAAAAGGTTCAAATCAATTAACAAAAAACGTAAATGAATTAAATAAAGCTTCAAATGATGCAGCAGCAAGATTAGAGGAAACAGCAGCAGCTGTTGAAGAGATAACAAATAATATAATAAATAGTACACAAAATGTTGTAAAAATGTCTAAAAATGCAAATGAATTGAATAGTTCAGTTGTAAATGGAGAGAAGTTAGCTGAACAAACAGTTAATTCTATGGAAGAGATAAATATTCAAGTAAATGCTATAACTGAATCAATTTCAATAATTGACCAAATAGCCTTTCAAACAAATATTCTAAGCTTAAATGCAGCCGTTGAAGCTGCAACTGCTGGAGAAGCTGGAAAGGGATTTGCAGTTGTTGCACAAGAGGTTCGAAATTTAGCGAATAGAAGTGCAGAAGCAGCACACGAAATAAAAACTTTAGTTTCAAATGCAACATTAAAAGCAAATGATGGTAAAAACATAGCTGCTTCTATGATAGAAGGTTATCACAATATAAGCCAGAATATAAATAATACTATTAACTTAATAAATGATGTATCAAATGGTGCGAATAAACAAAAAGTTGCAATGGAACAAATAAGTGATGCTATTAATAGTTTAGATAAACAAACTCAAGTAAATGCAAATATAGCAAACCAAACAAATGATATTGCATCTCAAACATCAGTATTAGCAAATAATATTGTAACTGCTGTTAATACAAAAAACTTTAGAGAAAAATAAAAAGAAGAAATAATTTTCTTCTTTTTAAAAATAGTATAAATTACATCTTTTATGATATAGCTTCTGAATAAAATAAATTAGTTTCTAAATTTTTAATCTAATTAGAAAATTGATAATTAATATTATTTTTTATATAATAAGTAATTAAATAACTAAGTTGAGAATAAAAATTGATGAAAAAAGATAGATTTTTAAAATTAAAAAAAAGAGGAATACCGTTTAAAACAACTGTTTTATCGATGTTTTTTTTGGTAACATTAACCTTGATTTTGGTTTTAGGATTACAATTACTTTATTTTGCAAAAAAATTATCTTTAGAAAGTGTAGATTTAAAATTAAATAGTTTAGCTTTTGATATACAAAATAAAATTGATAGCAATAATAAAATTAATCATAATATAGTTGAGACATTAAATATTCTTGATGAAAAAGATGAAAAAAAGATTTTTAATATTTATATTAATATTTTAAAAAATAACAACTCTTTATATGCTGTATTTACTGGATATAAAGATGGAAGTTTTTATGAAATAATAAATTTAAATAGTCATAATTCATTACATGAAGTCTATGGGGCAAAACCTACGGATAGTTGGTTATTGATAAAAATATCAAATTCAAATCTTTCTAAAAGAGAGGTGTTTTTATTTGATGATAATCTAGAAATGACAAGTTCTAAAATTACTGAAAATGATTATAATCCAACATTAAGACCTTGGTATAAATCAGCTATTCTTTCAAATGAAATTATAAAAACTATGCCTTATGCTTTTTCTCACATCAATTCAAATGGTATTACTTATGCAAAACAAATAGATAAAAGTGGAAATGTAGTTGCTATTGATGTATTAATTGATGATTTTAAAAGTATATATAAAGAACATATTAAAAACGATTATATCGATATTTATATTTTCAATAATAATGGAGAAATAATTTCTTCTTTAAAAGAAGAAAATCAGTTTTTTAGGAGTTTTTTTGAATATAAAAAGAAAAATTTAGAAGAATTAGTAAGACCTACTATAATAACTTTTTTGAATAAAAAATATATCGTACAAGTTATTCCTATTAAAAATGGTGATAACTCGGAATATATATCTATATTTGCAGATTATGATAGCATTTTAGCACCTTATGAATTACAAGTATTTAATTTATTAATAATATTTACTTTAACAGCTTTGATTATGGTTCCAATTATTATATATTTTTCAGGAATAATTATAAAACCTATCTATGAATTAGTAAAAGAAAGTCTTAAAATAAAAAGAAGAAGATATGAATCAATTAAAAAAGTAGAAAGTTCAATTTTAGAAGTATCATATTTATCTTCAGCTTTTGAAGATATGTCTGAATCTATATACAAATATCAAAATTCATTAGAAGAACAAGTAAAAGAAAGAACTAAAGAGTTGATTGACAAAAATCAAGAATTATTGAAACTTTCAATTACTGATAAATTAACAGAGATTTATAATAGAGCAAAATTAGATAAAACATTACAAGAAGAATTTAATAGAAGCAAAAGATATAAAACAGAATTTTCAGTAATTCTGATAGATATTGATTTTTTTAAAAAAGTTAATGATACTTTTGGACATCAAATAGGTGATGATGTTTTAAAAGAGAGTGCACAAGTCCTTAAAAATTCTATACGATTAACAGATGTATTAGGAAGATGGGGAGGTGAAGAATTTTTGATAATTTCTCCTCAAACAAATTTGGAAGGGGCTGTTAAAATTGCGGAACATATAAATAATGCAATTAAACTTTATAAATTTAAAACTTATCCAAATAAAGTAACAATGAGTATTGGTGTTGCCTCTTATTTTGAAGATATGTCTAAAATTGAAGAAATAGTTTTAAATGCAGACAAATCTTTGTATAAAGCAAAAGAAAATGGAAGAGATAGAGTAGTTTATCATGAAATTTAATAATAAGAGTAGAATTTGGATATAAAATTATTAATTATAAGTACTTTTTTTAGTTTAAGTATTTTACTTATAACTAGTATTATTTCTTGTTATAAATTACCAAAAAGAAAATATCCAAAATATTTTTTAT
Coding sequences:
- a CDS encoding sensor domain-containing diguanylate cyclase; the encoded protein is MKKDRFLKLKKRGIPFKTTVLSMFFLVTLTLILVLGLQLLYFAKKLSLESVDLKLNSLAFDIQNKIDSNNKINHNIVETLNILDEKDEKKIFNIYINILKNNNSLYAVFTGYKDGSFYEIINLNSHNSLHEVYGAKPTDSWLLIKISNSNLSKREVFLFDDNLEMTSSKITENDYNPTLRPWYKSAILSNEIIKTMPYAFSHINSNGITYAKQIDKSGNVVAIDVLIDDFKSIYKEHIKNDYIDIYIFNNNGEIISSLKEENQFFRSFFEYKKKNLEELVRPTIITFLNKKYIVQVIPIKNGDNSEYISIFADYDSILAPYELQVFNLLIIFTLTALIMVPIIIYFSGIIIKPIYELVKESLKIKRRRYESIKKVESSILEVSYLSSAFEDMSESIYKYQNSLEEQVKERTKELIDKNQELLKLSITDKLTEIYNRAKLDKTLQEEFNRSKRYKTEFSVILIDIDFFKKVNDTFGHQIGDDVLKESAQVLKNSIRLTDVLGRWGGEEFLIISPQTNLEGAVKIAEHINNAIKLYKFKTYPNKVTMSIGVASYFEDMSKIEEIVLNADKSLYKAKENGRDRVVYHEI